The stretch of DNA GCACTATGCGTTGCACTTTATGAATATcatatactactccctccgtttcatattataaaactttttagctatgcctagattcatctacTGATGGATGTATATTAGTTGTATATATGCCTATTCATTAGAAtcaatataaatctagataatgctagaaagtcttacattataaaacggaggtagtagttctTAAAAACTTGTTGTCATGCATTCTGTACTTACTGTAACCTTTTGAGTTTACAGATGTcctttaatatattattatcctAAAAATCATAGCTCTAGAGCCATTTTCTGCCTGAATGATTCCTGTGTTGAGATCCCTTGGTAAATATGCATGATTTGAAGTTTCAAAATCAGTTGCTATTGATGCTCATTCTGTTTTTAGAGCAGTGCCGTGAGATTCCTGAGACTACCTTATGTTTCAGAATTGCCAGAATGGAGAGCAATCATATTTTCATATCGGCTGCTCGACCCACATTTTGTCTCTGTCTTGCAGTCATGAATATGACAAATCAATTGTTTCTTGTATTCACTTGGATAGGTACTTTCAATTGAAGTACCACAGTAGAAAGGTGTGTGTTCTGTACACGGAGAAGCTATCCTGATAACATCTGTTTTGTTTccaatgattttatttttgagaagTTCTCTTACCAGCTTGCATTTTCCCCAACCATTCCTGAAATTATTAACTGACATCAGAACTGAACTCGAAAGAGCATCTgctgaaagtctgaaacaCATTTATGAATCGGCATCACCATATTACTAATATATTCTTattatatgtttctttttttgtggTGGGTAGGTGAGTGGGATTGCTTTGGCTTGTTAATCAGAAGCATGTTGATCAAATGATTTTGAGTTTCTGACACTTTTGATCTTCTGTATAATGTACATTCTACCTGTTCTCAATAAGACGCGAGTGTAAAAAAGGCTTTGCATGCAGGAAATTGTTTACCATGGACAATAAGTTGgtattttatctatttgttATTTTAGAGCATAGCTTTTATTCTCTTCCTATGGGAACATGTGCGGTCCTGTTACATATAATATCATTGCATGGTCCAGGtgatcattttttgttttctcagGAGCAAAAAGGGGAAGTGACAGTGACAGCAAATTTGGGTGATTCACCATGCAAGATTGAGTTATCATCTGTGGTTCCACCTGATGGATTGGTCAGTATTTATGCAACCAAGATGAAGTGAAATATTCATTAGTTTTTGGACTGTAGGGAAAACACTATGTAACCTTTGCTATTGTTGATAATGTTAAATTAGGAACACCTTGCATGAGTTCATggatcttattttttttgtagccAAGGACAACCTTCATCTTCCCCAATGGTGAAGTTTCAGTTAAGGAGAAATATTTGGATGAAGGAAACAGGGTTTTGTCAGTAAATGGCATGGTGAAGTCTAATGTTCTGAATGGAGTTTTTACCGCATTATACAGTGACGATGAGATGAACTTAAAATATCGTTACAAGGTAAATATCTCTCACCTGGCTATGTTTCATTTACATCAATATTACCATCCCACTCATTATGGATAATATGTTGTATTTTATAGGATGAAGAGTTATCATTTATTCCCAGCATCTCTTTACCATCGAACTCATTATCCTTTGCATTTAAGCGCCAATTCACTCCTTCAGATAAGTTAAGGTAAGCGCAAGTCATGGTCACCTTCAGAGTAGTTTATTGCTGTTGAGCTGTTTGTTTTGGGTTGCTGGTGATGGTCGTCGTCCTTTTGATTTCTGTGGCAAGTCTTTTTGTAATATACTTGGCCCTAATGGGCTACTTTGAGTCTTCTTAGACTCTTTTCCTTCTTCTTAATataatgagaaaagaaaagctttTGCACTGAAATTCAAAAGTTGTTTATAGTTGAAACACCATCATGGAGTGTCCATTTGACAAACCTTATTCTTAATTCACTGGGTTAAGCAGACAACTGTAAGTGGGTAGATAGCTGGGGGTGACTGAACAAGGATGAAGAATCTCCAGAGGTGCCTAGATTAATTCATCTTTATTGCTTCACGAAAGGAGATACAACCCTTAAAACTCATCTgtaaaattatggaaatatttcctccgttccatattataagaatttctGGTCTTGCATAGATTCATttgtatgctaataaatttagacacatatacaaaacacatACATTGATGCATGAATAAATCTAGCcatctagacaagactagaaagtcttataatatataatggaGAAAGTGGTATATAATAGTTCAACCAAATCATATCCCTAAGGTAGCAGTGAAATCTTATGCCACACAAGTACTGTCCATGCTTGTGAACATTCTTGCATGCAAGACTTGTGAAGCCGCACAACTTGTACGCGAAGCTTGAGCCTTGAGGTACGCCATTTACACTTCATGTGGTATTTATCATTTTCAGCTACTGGTACCAGTTTGACACAAACTACTGGAGTGCTGTCTATAAACACAAGGCCACTAAGAATGTCAAGTGGAAAGCTGGTTATGAGTCTGACCAAAGGCTTGGATGGGCATCTCTTTGGGTAAGCATTCATTCACTTATGCTTCAATGTCAACGACCGAGACACAGATTGGTAAACAGCTTTTTTTCATGTCTTAACATTTCTTGCACCGTGTATTCTAGTAACTTAAGCTGAATTTGGTGTCAAATAATTGTTTGTTTGCtctattttgtaataaatgGCAAAGTATACGTCTAGTTTTTTAGCTGCGTGCATCTTAGTTATGCAGAGGTCGGAAGTGGTATTTGAGTGATTGTATCATCTTGATGACCTAAGATCAATAAAAACttcctttatctaaaaaaatattttctatcatATGAAATTGACGCCAATCACATCTTGGCATGTAGGTTGGAGATGCAGGGGGCAAGACGAAGGAGGTGCCTTTGAAGGCCAAAGTTCAGTTGACGCTTAAAGTTCCACAAGACAATGTAAAGAATTCAGCCGTAATGTTCCACGTGAAGAAAAGATGGGACTTCTAGTTTATGAACTCTGTATTACACCATGCGCACATAACTAAATTTTGTGCACAAATAAAGgaagagtaataaaaataaaaaatgtggaTGCATTTCCATGAGTCAATATGTAATATGATCAGCTTATCTGCTGCAGAAATGGAATGTTATTTTGATGTACAATCGACCTATGACAAACAATTTTGTCGCAGATCCATTTACAGCATTGTGATTAGATCGACGTAAATACTTCTGTTGACATCAGTGCAAAGTTAATATAGGAAATATATGAactgataaataattaaatactcAAGTAAACTATACTGATACCGAACAACTTTTACAAGGTTTGCACATGCagatctcaaccatttcattgccaaaggaaaaaaaaaagaactgcaATGCTTCCTACCCTAACGGCCTAAGTGTATCCCCAACGGTTCATCTTTCCCATCCTTCATAGAGTGTGAGATAAAAAATGAGCTTCAGCAGAATAtttatctcatcctctatttttagatatcatccatattagaagagagactttatatttaaatgtccTCTCTCTAtcctccaaaaaaatatggagaatgtcatatatagatgatctgctagagtaaagaaagatataaaagataaaaattgttttacatGATCCTCagaagatatagatgactaaatttagatgagttgttggggatgctctagcCCCTAACATCAAAGGAATCCCAACCCTCCTTGCCAGTTGCCACCATGAAAATTGCATTCAACCACCATTTAGGGCTAATTCTTAATCCCAATTTTTGGAAATATTGATTGTTAGATTGCGTCCAAACTCCTGACCAACTGAACATCTGAGATGTGGAGGGCACAACGGCTGAAGACTGACGAACAACTGTCAACTAGCCATAATCGTGAAATAAACCTCATAGGTGCAGTGATATCAAGGATCAAAGTAGGGTGGTAGTGTCCATGTTTCAACCCATATTGTTGCTGTTGATCCAAATCCTGTGCAACATGTATTAcagtaagaaaaaatatgttaaatacCCATCCTTAAGTCACAAAGCCACACCGTCACAGTatgcccccccccctccccaaGGCGCGTAGATCCACTTGTTGGCAAAGTAATCAAGGAAAATTAGGATCTAAGAAAACATCTTATTCCTGTAATCTTCATCGAAGACATCTAACTATTGATCACTGATTATCgaacaaaatattgttttcctTGGGAAATATTCtgttctttttgcaaaaacagtTTTAATGGTTTCATATTTGTGTGATGGGCCTGATGGCAACATAGTAAGACATCTGTATGATGTTTATGCTTTAAACATGAGAGCGTGTACTATGTAGCAGggtaagaagaaaatatctgaaaaataatttgaaagaTTGAAAGAGTAGCCGATAATAACATTAAAGTGTATCTAGCCATATAATTACCTTGAGTGATAATGaacattttttcatttacCATCAGTGGAAATCCTTTTCATCTTGGGTCCACATTCTGTTATCCGCTGGCCAATTCCATGAAACCATGCAATGGTGGTAATTCACATTGCATCTCTAAGAGAAGACAAAAGGATATGCATTCAGACTGGAGACCAAGAGGAGCCAAGAAGCTGGCCTAGAAGATTAGGTTCCTGTAAAGGCAAAGAAAATGCATCACTTTTTGCACAGCTTGACTCTGATAGGGAAACATTTGATATTGTACCAACACACATGACATACAATGTTTTATGATGATTGTCATCTCAATTGGTGTCTTACGAGGTTTCTGACTCTCTACTGCCAACATTTTTAGGATGTTTTTTCTGGGTATGATCATGAATTCATGATCGCAATTAAATTCAATCCTACTGATTCCAGTAAATAAACATCGATAATATCTTGCATATGTCCTCACAATTGTAAAAATTCACCTATAATTTATTCACATCTAAGGCAGAGTGACAAAGTCATTATCAAGAGTTAAAATACTCATggcaatttttaaaaaatatctaacatAGAATCAAGTTTAAGAACATTACAAGAGATTGAAACTATAGTTTGGCTTCTGTTTACACTCCTTAAGGTTAGGAAGTATTACAATCAGTGAATAGTACCGACTATGCTCCAGGAGTAATTTTGAAGAATCCGTCAGTAACCCAAAATCATTACAAATATTGCACTTGTGACTCCAAATACTATTACCCTGATAAATTTACACAACATTTTatacaatttaaattaaaCATACCTTTCATCATCTATCGTGATATCCTCATTAATGTTTATAGCATCCCTTTGTAATCCTCTACCAGGATTTCTTTCATAGGAAATAATTTCTTCATATGCTTTATGTAAGATATCTTTTGCTGCTTTATACGTAGCCTTTGATACAGATCCCTTCTCAGCACATCTGATGACATTAGCACACAGGACATTGTAACGGCTTGCAGTGGATTGACAAGTAGCATCATGGTGGCTATTGTTGTTATCTTCCGACAATTCATCATGTTTGGCATTCCTTGTCCAGCGTTTCAAAAAGTAATCAGGCGGAAGTGTACGTGGATCAACTATTACGAATACTCCAAGAATATGACGGCATAAAATACCTGAGAACTCAAAGTACTTGCAACTACACTTTGCCATCTTACTGGAAGCATTATAAGTCACACAAAATACATCTGATGGATTATCTTCATCTTTTCGGATGCTGAATTTGCTTATACTACCATCTTCAGTTTTCTGAATGATATAACCCAAGGACTCTGTGAACTCTTCTTGAAACTTACTGAAGACTGCTTTTGTGTAAGTGCTTGCTGCCTGTTTCTCTATTGGCCATGCAGTCTTTGTAGTTGCCTCAAACCAAGTATCAATATCTGCCTGTGCTTCATTTTCATATCGGCTTGCCATGGTCAAATCAAGTTGATTAAGGAAAACCTCCAGCGTTGTCTTTGTGTTGAAGTATTTCTTGTAAAAGTCATTCATGGTCTCTAATTTATGTGTGGGGGATATTTCTGCAAAAAATGTATCCATCATGTACAAAGGAACCCACTTTTGGCGTATATTGTAAATTGCTTGAAGCCATGTATTTTTTCTCAAGTCATATTTCTCAATGATTGACATCCACGATGCTTCAAATGTAGATATAGTTTCAGATCCAATCACACAGCTTTCAAGCTCATCTCTTAGTGCTGGATGCTCAGAGTATGCATGACATAATTTTTGCTTGGTTCTACTTAAAATATACCACTTGCAGAAGCGGTGAAAGGAGTTTGGAAAAACCTTTCCAATTGCAGCCTTCATAGCCCTATTTTGGTCAGTGACTAATGATCCTGGTGCCTTCCCACCCATTGCTGCTAACCAAGTTTCAAATAGCCAAGAAAATGAGGATTCAGTTTCTTCTACAAGAAACGCACAACCAAACATTACAGTCTGAAGATGATGGTTGACACCTGAAAAAGTGACAAAGGGCATCATATACTTGCTCTTCTTGTATGTTGTGTCAAATGTGACAGCATCCCCAAAATGTTGATAGGCTGCTTTAGCTCTAGAATCAGCCCAAAAGACATTCATCAGACAACCATTCTTGTCTACCTGTATGGCATGGGTACAGCCAGGGTCATTGGCTTGCATCTTCTTCAGATAATCAAGAATACCCTGGCCGTCTCCACCCTCCCCAAGGATGTTCTGCCTAAGAGAGGTCATCCCATCAGAGACCATCGCGGTCACCTTGTCGGAGGCATCAGGTAAACCTCTGGCACGAAGATACCCAACTCTTGTACCGAGGCCAAGGCAATGGTTGTGAGCCTTCTCAAGCTTGGAAACAACCCAATGGTCCTTCTCCCTGACCACCTCCATCATGGCATTGCAGCCCTCGCGCATCGACATCCTCTCACGCTTGCTCGTAGCCTCACCGGACGGCGGCTGCTTCTTCTTGTACACCCCTTCCCTCGAGCAAACAAACCTCTTCATGATGACAACCTCCTCCACGCCTTTGGAGCGGCGTGACCGGCCGACGCGGAAGGGGAACCCAAGCCGCCTGGCGTACTCATGGTAGAACATCTTGGCGGCCTCGTCGGACTCGAAAGTCATGCCGAGCACTGGCTCATTAGGATCATCAGCATCAGCAGGAGCAAACTCCCTCATCACATCCTGCTCCGCGACGGCGTTGAGAGAGACGGCCTCCACATCAGGAGGAGCTCCTTCTAGAATCAGGCTATCATTCTGGCCAGGCCGAGAGTCCAGGGACATGAGGCAATCGACATAGTCGGCAATAAGCTCATCACCCTCCGTCCTCGCACCCTCCATCATCATCGCTGCGGCTCACGCATCAAAGAAAATGCActatcttttatttgtttgagcCTCAAAGAAATGATATTTGGGACGAAGCTGGATGGCCTAACCTAATTGGAGGGCAAGAACTCAACCCAAGCCCCCGACGGGGAGGGGGCGGGGGGATCTCCAGTCTCGGCCACACGCGGCACCACGGCGGTTGTGTCtgcggaggaggcgagggaAGACCGGAGGACGGAGGAAATACCTTGGATTCTattcgtcgcctcgccgcccccTGGCTCCAGACCGGCTTGCCTACGGTGTGGGCGAGGATGATAGGGCCGGGCGAGAGGAAGCCGTAcacaccgccgcgctcgcggggggaggaggctcgccggagccggagacgaagaggggagaggggaggggagggagggagtgagGGAGCCGAGAC from Oryza brachyantha chromosome 12, ObraRS2, whole genome shotgun sequence encodes:
- the LOC102711490 gene encoding protein FAR1-RELATED SEQUENCE 5-like translates to MMMEGARTEGDELIADYVDCLMSLDSRPGQNDSLILEGAPPDVEAVSLNAVAEQDVMREFAPADADDPNEPVLGMTFESDEAAKMFYHEYARRLGFPFRVGRSRRSKGVEEVVIMKRFVCSREGVYKKKQPPSGEATSKRERMSMREGCNAMMEVVREKDHWVVSKLEKAHNHCLGLGTRVGYLRARGLPDASDKVTAMVSDGMTSLRQNILGEGGDGQGILDYLKKMQANDPGCTHAIQVDKNGCLMNVFWADSRAKAAYQHFGDAVTFDTTYKKSKYMMPFVTFSGVNHHLQTVMFGCAFLVEETESSFSWLFETWLAAMGGKAPGSLVTDQNRAMKAAIGKVFPNSFHRFCKWYILSRTKQKLCHAYSEHPALRDELESCVIGSETISTFEASWMSIIEKYDLRKNTWLQAIYNIRQKWVPLYMMDTFFAEISPTHKLETMNDFYKKYFNTKTTLEVFLNQLDLTMASRYENEAQADIDTWFEATTKTAWPIEKQAASTYTKAVFSKFQEEFTESLGYIIQKTEDGSISKFSIRKDEDNPSDVFCVTYNASSKMAKCSCKYFEFSGILCRHILGVFVIVDPRTLPPDYFLKRWTRNAKHDELSEDNNNSHHDATCQSTASRYNVLCANVIRCAEKGSVSKATYKAAKDILHKAYEEIISYERNPGRGLQRDAININEDITIDDERNLIF
- the LOC102711213 gene encoding outer envelope pore protein 37, chloroplastic-like, encoding MAAPALLSAPPPPPPVDDDGAPSPATPSPEPEGSSRLRWPAVRVTSEFDSATRLFSHRISCRVMDGLAKLRIRAHHGGGGAAAGALPPPPPEVALLARNFSVAVDTASRTALLRGVADLAGSLRLRASHNTKEQKGEVTVTANLGDSPCKIELSSVVPPDGLPRTTFIFPNGEVSVKEKYLDEGNRVLSVNGMVKSNVLNGVFTALYSDDEMNLKYRYKDEELSFIPSISLPSNSLSFAFKRQFTPSDKLSYWYQFDTNYWSAVYKHKATKNVKWKAGYESDQRLGWASLWVGDAGGKTKEVPLKAKVQLTLKVPQDNVKNSAVMFHVKKRWDF